CAGAACCTTCCTTGTGAAGGCGCTGAAGATCATCCGCTCCCACGCCGTTCTCAACGGCCGCAAAACCTGCTCAATGAAAGACCTTGAGGTTCTGAAATACATCACCGTTTTCCGCATTCCGCCGGAAGTTTACGCGCAACTTGACGCCATTCTTGAGCAGATAATCACTAAAAAAAAAACGAACAACTGAAGACTGAACAACCCGAGAAGCCGGATGAGGAAGAACCGGCCTCGGAGTTTGACAAAGACTTTCCCGAAGACGAAAAGCAGGAATTCCCCGACCGGGACGCAGAGAAGGAAACCGAAGAGCAGTTTGACGAGGCGCGGGAAACCTTCTTTGCCGTGCTTGAAGACCTTCAAAGGGAAAAGATGACCCCGCCTGAGGGAATGGACATTCCGTCCGACCCCAAGGGGCAGCCCGACCAGGATGCGGGCGAGGAAGAGAAAAAAGACCTTTCGGAAAAGACCACATCCAGCAAATCGTTCCGCGCCGGGGATATTGATGAAAACACTGCGGCGGCGCGCAGAAACCGCGAAACCGCCAAAAATATCAAAATGATAATGAAGGTTCTTGAGGGGAGTTTTCAGAGAAGCATGGCGACAAAAGTGTCCCATCCGGGCGGCCTGCCGAGGAAGTGGAAAAGAATGCGCACTCTTGAGATTGAAGACTCCGACCCTATGGAGTTTTTCCTCTGGTCTGACAACACCTCGCCCCTGCTACCGCGCATTCAGTTGAGGGAAAAGGAATCCACGGGCGGGGAGATAGCCGTTTTGCGCGATGTGAGCACATCCATGATGGGCGAATACAGCGACTGGGCGTCATCGGTGGTGCGCGGCGTCATTGAACTGGCGCGGACAAAAAACATGAGGGTCGGATATCTTGAGTTCAACCATAAAGCCGACCCTCACGCAAGGTGCGGCGGCGGGCGCGGCTTCTTCACAAGGGAGTATCCGCGCCTGCTTGACCTCGCCTCGCAGACGGAGTGTTCAGGCAACACGAACTATGAGGAGGCGCTCAAGGGGACGGTTGCGGAGTTTCGGGGGCGCGGGCGCAGAAACAAGCATGTGCTTTTCATAACGGACGGCATACCCACTTCGGGGGACATATCAATGGACGATGATGAGACTCCGGGGTTGCGTTCCCGTCCGCAAAGCGGCGAGAAGCAGTTGCCGGAATACCTGAATGCCGGTCGCCTCGCCAGGCAGGCGCAAGGAAGGGTTCGCCCGTTGCGCGGCATGGTAAAACGGATGAGGCGGCAGGGAATCCGCATTCATTCCATATTCATCGGATCAAAAACCTATCCCTCCATTCTTCGCAAAATCTCGGAGGAAACCGGCGGTTCGCAGTTTGTCGCCTACAGAAACAGCGAGAAGATTATGCAGGTTGAGCGCAGAGACAAGTTCATGGCGCGCACTGAAAACAACACTGACAGTTTTGACCCCATCAAAGCCGCGTTTGAAGGGCGGATACACACGGTAACGGGGAAACTGTAGGCAGATCCGCCGACTTTCTATTAGCAAAAACGCGGAGATTGAATTATAAATTTCGCGGGCTTACTATTAGTAAAAACGCGACCTTCTTTTTTATAAAATCGCGGGCTTGCTATTGACAAAGATGCGGACTTCCAGTTAGTAAAAACGCGGGAAGTGAATTATAAATTTCGCGGGAGTGAAATGAGTGTAAAAGTAGACAGATGGCAGAGCGCGGCTTTCAAGGCGCTTATGCGCGAGCGGCGGATTGTGCTGCTTGCCGGGCCCCGCCAGTGCGGCAAGACAACCCTTGTCAGGCAACTTGCCTCCGATACCGTTGAATACCGCACTTTGGATGACGCCACTTTTGCGGAATTTGCGGAGTCAGACCCGGAAGGGTTTGTGCGTCGCGGCGGGAAAACCAAGACTCTTATTATTGATGAAGTCCAGCGGGTTCCGCGCTTGCTTCCCGCGATAAAGAAGGCCGTGGATGAAGACAACAGCCCCGGTCAGTTTATCCTGACGGGGTCGGCAAACATCGCTTCCATGCCCGCCGTGCGTGAATCCCTTGCCGGGCGGATTGCGAAGGTCCGCCTCAGGCCGTTCTCGCAGGCGGAGATATCCGGAGCCGCCCCTGATTTTATAGACCGTTGTTTCAGGAAGGATTTCACCGGCGGCAAAGTTCCCGGCGCGGGCGGCCGGGAGCGGACAATAGAAACGGCGTTGAGGGGCGGGTTTCCCGAAGCGGTAAAATTGAAGAGCGGCCGCGCCCGCGCCCGCTGGCACAACGACTATATTGCCGCCCTGCTGGAACGCGACCTTTCAGACATCGCCCGCATCCGGCGGCACGAGGCGATGCGCGAACTGACAAGGACGCTGGCGGCGTGGTCAACAAGGCAGATGGATGTGGCGGGCATAGGCGGAAAACTGGGCATCCGCCGCCCTACGCTGGAGTCTTACATAAACGCGCTGGAGGCGTTGTTTGTGATTGAGCGTGTGCCTCCGTGGACAAAAACCGACTACGGGCGGGTTGGAAAGCGCAGCAAGTTGCTTATGGCCGACAGCGGCCTGATGGCTTCAATTCTCGGTTTCCGCGCGGGGAGGGTCGGAAGGGATTCCGACAGCGCGGGCAAACTGGTGGAGACTTATGTTCACAACGAACTGGCGGCTCATGCGGACCCGGCGGGCGGCAAATACGAGATATACCACTACCGTGACCGAGAGGGGCGGGAGATAGATTTCATCATTGAGAGGGATGACGGCGCTTTGCTGGGTGTGGAGGTCAAAGCCGCCGCTACTGCGAGGAAAGAGGATTTCAAACATCTGGCGTGGTTTCGCGACAACATGGCGGGCAAGCGGCGGTTTGTGGGCGTTGTTCTTTACGCCGGCGGACATGCGGGCAGTTTTGGAAAAGGACTGTGGGCTGTGCCAATTGACGGGTTGAGCGGCAAGTTTTGAGCGTTTGCCCGTTTCGTTATCCCGTGCCGCGACAAGGACGGAGATGCCCGATGACGGTGAACTATTTCCTCTTGTTATCAAAACTGCGGGGTGTCTATTGGTAAAAACGCGAGACACTCATTAGTAAAATCGCGGGCTTGTTATTTGCAAAAGTGTGGAGACTAAATTATAAATTTCGCTGGCGCAAGTTCACCCGTGATGAAACGAATGAGCACAGAAAGCCTGTCGGATACCA
The genomic region above belongs to Candidatus Dadabacteria bacterium and contains:
- a CDS encoding ATP-binding protein, with product MSVKVDRWQSAAFKALMRERRIVLLAGPRQCGKTTLVRQLASDTVEYRTLDDATFAEFAESDPEGFVRRGGKTKTLIIDEVQRVPRLLPAIKKAVDEDNSPGQFILTGSANIASMPAVRESLAGRIAKVRLRPFSQAEISGAAPDFIDRCFRKDFTGGKVPGAGGRERTIETALRGGFPEAVKLKSGRARARWHNDYIAALLERDLSDIARIRRHEAMRELTRTLAAWSTRQMDVAGIGGKLGIRRPTLESYINALEALFVIERVPPWTKTDYGRVGKRSKLLMADSGLMASILGFRAGRVGRDSDSAGKLVETYVHNELAAHADPAGGKYEIYHYRDREGREIDFIIERDDGALLGVEVKAAATARKEDFKHLAWFRDNMAGKRRFVGVVLYAGGHAGSFGKGLWAVPIDGLSGKF